The Phyllopteryx taeniolatus isolate TA_2022b chromosome 17, UOR_Ptae_1.2, whole genome shotgun sequence genome window below encodes:
- the zbtb20 gene encoding zinc finger and BTB domain-containing protein 20: MTERIHNINLHNFSNSVLETLNEQRNRGHFCDVTVRIHGSMLRAHRCVLAAGSPFFQDKLLLGYSDIEIPSVVSVQSIQKLIDFMYSGILRVSQSEALQILTAASILQIKTVIDECTRIVSQNVGLAGPGGFPVIPGDSGQDTPRGTPESGTSGPSSDAESGCMQTSTQQNVDRAYTSLYSYSGLSNGTRERSLYINPMATNYDPSVGAQKNQQSQDPPWMNRIQDRSQQVDRFIATSESTHCRKQPRPVRLQTGGMHIKQEAEDEYGCFDNVGDCQVENDHTQGVVNESKVESFDSGVSSSISTEPDAMEQQPYLSFNRDGAGEVQQGEGGPVQIEVNDSSPEQVQEPDEGDQSHSTSDSTMMQPLPNPIMSQSLASTPHYLRQVESHTSNLRMPHTMTSNSQVMGAGGTFLPTLFPPQPARDNKSFIYLPGQQQAQFVTVPPPAMPSFPNAMAVPPAPSQQQQAMSQGEKKPYACTLCCKTFTAKQNYVKHMFVHTGEKPHQCSICWRSFSLKDYLIKHMVTHTGVRAYQCSICNKRFTQKSSLNVHMRLHRGEKSYECVICKKKFSHKTLLERHMALHSTGSAIAGLTGITGTPGSVSIPIPLPMAVPEPGAGVVALAMPVSGGAGEGPGVGMGVGMAAEASCQEGTTYMCSVCPVKFDQMEHFNDHMRMHVSDG, translated from the exons ATGACCGAGCGCATTCATAACATCAATCTCCACAACTTCAGCAATTCTGTACTTGAGACCCTCAATGAGCAGCGCAACCGTGGGCACTTTTGTGATGTGACTGTTCGGATCCATGGAAGTATGCTGCGAGCTCACCGCTGCGTGCTGGCCGCTGGAAGCCCCTTCTTTCAGGACAAGCTGCTTTTGGGCTACAGCGACATTGAGATCCCCTCTGTGGTCTCGGTGCAATCCATCCAAAAGTTGATTGACTTTATGTACAGCGGGATTCTGCGAGTGTCTCAGTCGGAGGCCCTGCAGATCCTAACTGCAGCCAGCATCTTGCAGATCAAGACCGTCATCGATGAGTGCACTCGCATCGTGTCCCAGAATGTGGGCCTGGCAGGCCCGGGAGGCTTCCCCGTTATACCAGGAGACTCTGGTCAGGACACCCCCCGTGGCACGCCAGAGTCCGGCACGTCCGGGCCGAGTAGTGACGCCGAGTCGGGCTGTATGCAAACGTCGACCCAGCAGAACGTGGATCGAGCGTACACGTCGCTGTACTCCTACTCCGGCCTCTCCAATGGCACCCGGGAGCGCTCCCTTTACATCAACCCCATGGCGACCAATTACGATCCGAGTGTCGGTGCTCAGAAAAACCAGCAGTCGCAGGATCCCCCCTGGATGAACCGCATCCAGGATAGATCACAGCAGGTAGACCGCTTCATTGCCACGTCCGAATCCACGCACTGTCGCAAGCAGCCCCGACCGGTACGCCTACAAACAGGTGGGATGCACATCAAGCAGGAGGCCGAAGATGAGTACGGCTGCTTCGACAATGTAGGGGACTGCCAGGTGGAGAATGACCACACTCAGGGTGTGGTGAATGAGTCCAAGGTGGAAAGTTTTGACTCGGGTGTCAGCTCCTCCATCAGTACTGAGCCAGACGCCATGGAGCAGCAGCCCTACCTGAGCTTTAACCGGGATGGCGCCGGCGAAGTCCAGCAAGGGGAAGGCGGTCCGGTGCAGATCGAGGTCAACGACTCGTCCCCGGAGCAAGTGCAGGAGCCTGACGAGGGTGACCAGAGCCACAGCACTAGTGACAGTACCATGATGCAACCCCTGCCCAACCCCATAATGTCCCAATCCCTGGCCAGCACACCGCACTACCTGCGGCAGGTCGAGTCACACACCAGCAATCTCCGAATGCCGCACACCATGACCAGCAATTCTCAAGTGATGGGCGCTGGGGGCACCTTCTTGCCCACGCTCTTCCCTCCGCAGCCGGCCAGAGACAACAAGTCTTTTATTTACCTTCCCGGTCAGCAGCAGGCCCAGTTTGTGACGGTGCCGCCCCCCGCCATGCCATCGTTCCCCAACGCCATGGCCGTGCCGCCAGCGCCATCCCAGCAGCAGCAGGCAATGAGTCAGGGGGAGAAGAAACCCTATGCATGCACTCTCTGCTGTAAAACCTTTACTGCAAAACAGAACTACGTCAAACACATGTTTGTGCATACTG GAGAGAAGCCTCACCAGTGCAGCATCTGCTGGCGCTCGTTCTCCCTGAAGGATTACTTAATCAAACACATGGTGACCCACACAGGGGTGCGGGCCTACCAGTGCAGCATTTGCAACAAGCGCTTCACCCAGAAGAGCTCTCTCAACGTCCACATGCGGCTGCACCGTGGCGAGAAGTCGTACGAGTGTGTCATCTGCAAGAAGAAGTTCTCCCACAAAACCCTGCTGGAGCGCCACATGGCCTTGCACAGCACAGGCAGCGCCATCGCAGGGCTGACTGGCATCACCGGCACCCCGGGCTCCGTTTCCATCCCCATTCCCCTCCCCATGGCCGTCCCCGAGCCCGGCGCCGGGGTGGTGGCCCTCGCCATGCCCGTGAGCGGAGGTGCAGGAGAAGGGCCCGGGGTCGGAATGGGAGTGGGCATGGCCGCGGAGGCGAGCTGCCAAGAAGGGACCACCTACATGTGTTCTGTCTGCCCCGTCAAGTTCGACCAAATGGAGCACTTCAACGACCACATGCGAATGCATGTCTCTGACGGATAA
- the si:dkey-251i10.1 gene encoding ADP/ATP translocase 3: MSETAISFAKDFLAGGISAAISKTAVAPIERVKLLLQVQHASKQITADKQYKGIVDCVVRIPKEQGFLSFWRGNLANVIRYFPTQALNFAFKDKYKKIFLDGVDKRAQFWRYFAGNLASGGAAGATSLCFVYPLDFARTRLAADVGKPGAGREFNGLGDCLVKISKSDGLRGLYQGFNVSVQGIIIYRAAYFGIYDTAKGMLPDPKNTHILVSWMIAQSVTAVAGLTSYPFDTVRRRMMMQSGRKGADIMYSGTIDCWRKIARDEGGKAFFKGAWSNVLRGMGGAFVLVLYDELKKVI, translated from the exons ATGAGTGAGACAGCTATCTCTTTTGCCAAGGACTTCTTGGCCGGTGGCATCTCCGCAGCCATCTCCAAAACAGCCGTCGCACCCATCGAGAGAGTGAAGCTTCTCCTTCAG GTGCAACATGCCAGCAAGCAGATCACCGCAGATAAGCAGTATAAGGGAATTGTGGACTGTGTCGTCCGTATCCCCAAGGAGCAGGGCTTCCTCTCCTTCTGGAGAGGTAACCTTGCCAATGTCATCAGGTATTTCCCCACCCAGGCCCTCAACTTCGCTTTCAAGGACAAGTACAAGAAGATCTTCCTGGACGGTGTCGACAAGCGCGCTCAGTTCTGGAGGTACTTCGCCGGCAACTTGGCATCAGGCGGAGCCGCCGGAGCCACCTCCCTGTGCTTCGTGTACCCCCTCGACTTCGCCCGTACCCGTCTGGCCGCCGACGTCGGAAAGCCCGGCGCCGGGAGGGAGTTCAACGGTCTCGGTGACTGCTTGGTCAAGATCTCCAAGTCTGACGGTCTGCGAGGCTTGTATCAAGGCTTCAATGTGTCCGTGCAGGGGATCATCATCTACAGGGCTGCTTACTTTGGCATCTACGACACCGCTAAGG GTATGTTGCCTGACCCCAAGAACACTCACATTCTTGTAAGCTGGATGATCGCCCAGTCTGTGACAGCCGTCGCCGGCCTGACCTCCTACCCCTTTGACACTGTCCGTAGACGTATGATGATGCAGTCTGGACGCAAAGGAG CTGACATCATGTACAGCGGCACCATCGACTGCTGGCGTAAGATTGCCCGCGATGAGGGTGGTAAGGCCTTCTTTAAGGGCGCGTGGTCCAACGTGCTGCGAGGCATGGGCGGCGCTTTCGTGCTGGTGTTGTACGATGAGCTGAAGAaggtcatctaa